CGCACAAGTCTTATTTATGTTGCAATTTCAAGTATGAAACGGTACTATAAGAATAGAGAGAGGCACTTGGAACGGAGGGATTCGATTTGTCGACAGAGATGGTTACGGGTCATCGTGAAAAAGCGTTTGCGTTGTTAAAAGCAGATGCTGAAAAAATCCTAAAGTTGATCGAGGTTCAGATGGAAAATTTAACAATGCCGCAATGCCCTCTCTATGAGGAAGTACTCGATACACAAATGTTCGGACTTTCTAGAGAGATTGATTTTGCAGTACGGTTAGATTTAATTGAAGCTGAACAAGGTAAGGCTTTGTTGGAATCATTAGAACGTCAGCTGACGTCTTTATACGATGCCTGGTCTAAATAAATCTCAATGATAGAGGACATACACTTCAAATATAAAACTCAAGCTGAGAATGATTCAGCTTGAGTTTTTTCATTACATACCACATTTAACGGAAAGAACGGTTACTAATAATCATTAAATATTCACGAATATTCAACTAGGTGTATGATACGATATTAAATAGTGTAGGGGGGAATAGCGATGCTACTTATGTTGATTATTG
This Pseudalkalibacillus berkeleyi DNA region includes the following protein-coding sequences:
- a CDS encoding YlaN family protein translates to MSTEMVTGHREKAFALLKADAEKILKLIEVQMENLTMPQCPLYEEVLDTQMFGLSREIDFAVRLDLIEAEQGKALLESLERQLTSLYDAWSK